In the genome of Pseudomonadota bacterium, one region contains:
- a CDS encoding DUF4826 family protein, protein MGFKTDQDVEKFAEWLKEQIQGMNRHVYTSGLISTEATGLCIWAVPHLVFLGQIWPKEDRSKKYWVISGLDLPTDHIDESLAATPREAARHFSMKWQLQSSKVADLGEQGDGDDGSPAATDWRQIAGSLQSNAEALYTLVERDELWDAEKGSVENVLAAIGLQGADDTVQ, encoded by the coding sequence ATGGGATTCAAAACAGATCAGGACGTCGAGAAATTTGCCGAATGGCTGAAGGAACAGATTCAGGGCATGAATCGTCATGTATACACCAGCGGACTGATTTCCACGGAGGCGACCGGCCTGTGCATCTGGGCGGTGCCGCATCTCGTGTTTCTCGGCCAGATCTGGCCAAAGGAAGACCGCTCAAAGAAATACTGGGTTATTTCGGGCCTGGATCTGCCGACCGACCATATTGACGAAAGCTTGGCCGCGACCCCACGCGAGGCTGCACGCCACTTTTCGATGAAGTGGCAGTTGCAAAGTTCCAAGGTTGCGGACTTGGGCGAGCAAGGCGATGGCGATGACGGCTCCCCGGCCGCTACGGACTGGCGGCAAATCGCCGGTAGCCTGCAATCGAATGCCGAAGCGCTTTATACGCTGGTCGAGCGCGACGAGCTGTGGGATGCTGAAAAAGGATCTGTGGAAAATGTGCTGGCCGCCATTGGACTGCAAGGGGCCGACGACACAGTGCAATAA